In a single window of the Limnochorda sp. L945t genome:
- a CDS encoding ABC transporter ATP-binding protein, translated as MTPVTGRLLGSIRILNPTAPESAGGGMCMLREADTSTPRTGVGEAVVVVHNLVKRYGSTTAVDHVSFDVLPGEVFGLLGPNGAGKTTTLEIISGLRRPESGDVRVGGISVRDDVQRVQRMLGIVPQGLALYEEFTARQNLSYFASLRGLSRAERKRQIEEVLAVTGLEEVAGKRVAGFSGGMKCRRTSPSLCWVTRKCCCWTSLPWASIPSRAATSSTRCCTWPSRA; from the coding sequence ATGACCCCGGTCACTGGCAGGCTCCTCGGGAGCATCCGTATACTCAACCCCACGGCGCCGGAGAGCGCCGGAGGAGGGATGTGCATGTTGCGGGAGGCCGATACCTCCACGCCTCGGACGGGCGTGGGCGAGGCGGTCGTCGTCGTCCACAATCTGGTGAAGCGGTACGGTTCGACGACCGCCGTCGATCATGTCTCCTTTGACGTCTTGCCGGGTGAGGTGTTCGGGCTGCTCGGTCCGAACGGGGCCGGCAAGACCACGACCCTGGAGATCATCTCCGGGCTCCGCCGCCCCGAGAGCGGGGACGTTCGGGTGGGCGGCATCTCCGTGCGGGACGACGTGCAGCGGGTGCAGAGGATGCTGGGCATCGTCCCTCAGGGGCTCGCCCTTTACGAAGAGTTCACGGCACGGCAGAACCTCTCGTACTTCGCCAGCCTGCGGGGCCTCTCCCGGGCCGAACGCAAGCGCCAGATAGAAGAGGTCCTGGCGGTGACGGGCCTCGAGGAGGTAGCCGGGAAGCGGGTCGCAGGCTTCTCCGGCGGCATGAAGTGCCGGCGAACGTCGCCATCGCTCTGCTGGGTCACCCGAAAGTGCTGTTGCTGGACGAGCCTACCGTGGGCATCGATCCCCAGTCGCGCCGCCACATCCTCGACTCGGTGCTGCACCTGGCCGAGCAGGGCATGA
- a CDS encoding ABC transporter permease: protein MRCGRSIGVIAMNLVHRLLLEGAPLWLFALPIVIIFILGVSMRGALSGEFIPAEPYRVAVAGDRSAPAQAVTEALGAKPELFTVARAAGPAEARRSVLAREADAALIVPARFPDEPIAVVAPPGGMVAEILQPVVRAAAAQASLAGTEIVNMAVTEVVTPEKTGKPGRADFPWSSAGSFQYFGIGLTVMFAMFGSHAVMTYCARDRASGAYARIRASGLSLPAYLVAGFVGAVLMGSLFIAFMRVATALLFGVVWGPPLACAALSVAGAAGTAAMSFVVMSLAPRNPRLVDQAGGVLFMLLAFAGGSSLPLPLMPDWFARGFAWLPNRAMLDGYFELATGGGLSAIADELRILVVATLTLFAVAWVISSCRAAEEA from the coding sequence ATGCGATGCGGTCGAAGCATCGGGGTCATCGCGATGAACCTGGTGCACCGCCTGCTCCTCGAGGGCGCCCCGCTATGGCTTTTCGCCTTGCCCATCGTGATCATCTTCATCCTGGGCGTCAGTATGCGAGGAGCCTTGTCGGGCGAGTTCATTCCCGCGGAGCCGTACCGGGTGGCTGTGGCAGGGGACCGGTCGGCCCCGGCTCAGGCCGTGACCGAAGCGCTCGGGGCGAAGCCGGAGCTTTTCACGGTGGCCCGTGCCGCCGGCCCGGCCGAGGCCCGGCGGAGCGTCCTGGCCAGGGAAGCCGACGCGGCGCTCATCGTACCCGCACGCTTCCCCGATGAGCCCATCGCGGTCGTCGCACCACCGGGCGGGATGGTCGCCGAAATCCTTCAACCCGTGGTGCGCGCCGCCGCTGCACAGGCCAGCCTGGCGGGCACCGAGATCGTGAATATGGCGGTGACCGAGGTCGTCACGCCGGAGAAGACCGGCAAACCCGGCCGAGCCGACTTCCCCTGGAGCTCCGCCGGGTCCTTCCAGTACTTCGGCATCGGCCTGACCGTCATGTTTGCCATGTTCGGCAGCCACGCGGTCATGACGTATTGCGCCCGCGACCGGGCCTCGGGCGCCTACGCTCGCATTCGGGCAAGCGGGCTCTCTCTCCCCGCTTACCTGGTCGCCGGGTTCGTTGGCGCTGTGCTCATGGGATCCCTCTTCATCGCCTTCATGCGGGTCGCCACCGCGCTCCTGTTTGGAGTGGTCTGGGGCCCGCCGCTGGCCTGTGCAGCTCTGAGCGTCGCCGGCGCGGCCGGGACAGCCGCCATGTCGTTCGTCGTGATGAGCCTGGCGCCGCGTAACCCCAGGCTGGTCGATCAAGCGGGCGGCGTGCTCTTCATGCTTCTGGCGTTTGCCGGCGGATCCAGCCTGCCCCTGCCGCTCATGCCGGACTGGTTCGCCCGCGGCTTTGCGTGGCTGCCCAACCGAGCGATGCTTGACGGATACTTCGAGCTTGCCACGGGCGGAGGTCTTTCCGCCATCGCGGATGAACTGCGGATCCTGGTCGTCGCCACCCTCACCCTCTTCGCCGTCGCATGGGTCATCTCCAGCTGCCGGGCCGCGGAGGAGGCGTGA
- a CDS encoding ABC transporter permease, translating to MGVLKRIATMAGWTVLRTSQSVADLVWLVVMPIAFGVIISLILAGAGAVKPPRAVVVNEDGTETVERLIRALATTPFDVQLAGRDEAMKQIAGGHVETALVVPAGFAASIAAGAPRLEVLQAGGSAGGLLVTRAKAIAAALARGEALPETLVAIETPRPTGDASPFTRVRVVFGVYLLFGLTASIQRTAALHRERKAGLLQRVLSTGVPYGEVIAAFMASIFLIGLLQAAVVLAVTGLLGTPWLAAGPGAIALPVLGSLFAGSGLAVALSGFVRSEAQVQLLGSAPPLLAVLGGAVMPLELTPAGVQKLAVFNPFYWAMEALEGGFVYRGWESQAGPLAVLLLVGVVGMVVGVQALRRRAV from the coding sequence ATGGGTGTTCTCAAGCGGATTGCGACGATGGCGGGCTGGACGGTTCTTCGCACCTCTCAGTCGGTGGCGGACCTGGTGTGGCTCGTGGTCATGCCCATCGCATTCGGCGTCATCATCTCGTTGATCCTGGCAGGCGCGGGCGCCGTAAAGCCTCCGCGTGCGGTGGTGGTCAACGAGGATGGTACGGAGACGGTGGAGCGGTTGATCCGGGCACTGGCAACGACGCCTTTCGATGTCCAGCTGGCCGGCCGGGACGAGGCGATGAAGCAGATCGCCGGTGGCCACGTGGAGACGGCGTTGGTCGTTCCCGCTGGCTTCGCCGCCTCCATCGCAGCCGGGGCGCCGCGCCTGGAGGTGCTGCAGGCCGGCGGCTCCGCCGGAGGACTCCTGGTCACGAGGGCGAAGGCGATCGCGGCGGCGCTGGCACGAGGCGAGGCGCTGCCGGAGACGCTGGTGGCCATCGAAACCCCGAGGCCAACTGGGGACGCCAGCCCGTTCACGCGGGTGCGGGTCGTTTTCGGTGTCTACCTCCTCTTCGGGCTGACAGCGTCCATCCAGCGGACGGCCGCGCTTCACAGGGAGAGGAAGGCCGGGCTGCTGCAGCGAGTGTTGAGCACGGGAGTTCCCTACGGCGAGGTGATCGCAGCCTTCATGGCCAGCATTTTCCTGATCGGCCTCCTGCAGGCTGCGGTGGTGCTGGCGGTCACCGGCTTACTGGGGACGCCTTGGCTTGCCGCCGGCCCGGGTGCCATCGCACTGCCGGTGCTGGGAAGCCTCTTCGCCGGCTCGGGCCTGGCCGTGGCGCTCTCGGGTTTCGTTCGCAGCGAAGCCCAGGTCCAGCTGTTGGGGAGCGCGCCGCCTCTTCTCGCCGTGCTGGGGGGCGCCGTCATGCCCCTGGAGCTGACGCCGGCCGGTGTGCAGAAGCTGGCCGTGTTCAACCCATTCTACTGGGCGATGGAGGCTCTGGAGGGCGGGTTCGTCTATCGGGGCTGGGAGAGTCAGGCCGGGCCGCTGGCCGTGCTGCTCCTGGTGGGCGTCGTCGGTATGGTGGTGGGCGTCCAGGCGCTCCGCCGGAGGGCCGTGTAG
- a CDS encoding response regulator gives MSARDEETRQFEELWPFHVLRWGLVTAGIMAWLWAGSEGLARWALLVAALVALDLALYGPGQGRARPLWGSLQIALGIAVFLVAPGRDFQVTAVTNGREAVEVARQDPPSLAVIDVRMPVMGGVECTRVLKAEHPGMPVLVLTTFDDYRLVEACLEAEANAYLLKDIHPDDLANAIRLLHAGERLIPGDLAERGELWPELARSSQGRLTRYDGAALPRRRGPRAPALPATG, from the coding sequence GTGAGCGCGCGTGACGAGGAGACGAGGCAGTTCGAGGAGCTCTGGCCGTTTCACGTCCTGCGCTGGGGGCTGGTCACTGCCGGAATCATGGCCTGGCTGTGGGCGGGTTCGGAGGGCCTGGCGCGGTGGGCCCTCCTCGTCGCCGCGCTGGTCGCCCTGGACCTGGCTCTCTACGGTCCGGGCCAGGGCCGTGCCCGCCCCCTATGGGGGAGCCTCCAGATCGCCCTGGGAATCGCCGTCTTCCTCGTTGCCCCGGGGCGCGATTTCCAGGTGACCGCGGTGACCAACGGCCGGGAGGCGGTGGAGGTAGCCCGCCAGGACCCGCCGAGTCTGGCGGTGATCGATGTACGGATGCCCGTCATGGGGGGCGTGGAATGCACCAGGGTGCTCAAGGCAGAGCATCCGGGCATGCCCGTGTTGGTCCTCACCACCTTTGACGACTACCGCTTGGTGGAGGCCTGTCTGGAGGCCGAAGCGAACGCCTACCTCCTCAAGGATATCCACCCCGATGATCTGGCCAACGCCATCCGGCTGCTGCACGCTGGTGAGCGGCTGATTCCGGGCGACCTGGCCGAAAGGGGCGAACTATGGCCCGAGCTGGCGCGAAGCTCGCAGGGCCGATTGACACGATACGACGGGGCGGCTCTCCCCCGCAGGAGAGGGCCCAGGGCGCCAGCGTTGCCAGCTACGGGGTAG